The following are from one region of the Mucilaginibacter terrenus genome:
- the frr gene encoding ribosome recycling factor, producing the protein MSELIKKQISDAKALMDKAIAHTDAELTKIRAGKASPSMLDDIVVEYYGTPTPLSQVGSVNTPDARTIVIQPWEKSLLNPIEKAIKEANLGVNPQNDGVIIRINVPPLTEERRRELVKKAKGEAENGKIAVRNIRKDANEKIKKLKSEGVSEDEMKTGEAEVQKLTDGYIVKVDQLSEAKEKDIMTV; encoded by the coding sequence ATGAGCGAACTCATTAAAAAACAAATAAGTGATGCAAAAGCGCTAATGGATAAGGCTATTGCACATACCGATGCTGAACTCACCAAAATACGCGCAGGTAAAGCAAGCCCCAGCATGCTGGACGATATAGTAGTGGAATACTACGGCACACCAACTCCGCTATCGCAAGTGGGGAGTGTAAACACTCCGGACGCACGTACTATTGTAATTCAGCCTTGGGAAAAGTCATTGCTTAACCCAATAGAGAAAGCTATTAAAGAAGCTAACCTGGGTGTTAATCCTCAAAACGATGGCGTTATCATCCGCATCAACGTTCCGCCTTTGACAGAAGAACGCCGCCGCGAGCTGGTAAAGAAAGCCAAAGGCGAAGCTGAAAACGGCAAAATTGCTGTGCGTAACATCCGTAAAGATGCCAACGAGAAGATTAAGAAATTGAAATCTGAAGGCGTTTCTGAAGATGAAATGAAAACAGGAGAAGCCGAAGTGCAGAAGCTTACAGACGGGTATATTGTTAAAGTAGACCAACTATCTGAAGCAAAAGAAAAAGATATCATGACCGTCTAA
- a CDS encoding ABC transporter ATP-binding protein has protein sequence MNLLLTYLKKHQWIVVLALLLAAMNIGFSLLDPYITGRIVDSVIEKRKALTEDQYFNQVIMLVGMAIGVAMVSRIAKNFQDYFTNIIVQKVGAEMYADGLRHSLELPYQVFEDQRSGETLGILQKVRQDCEKFITAFISILFVSLIGMVFVMVYSAMVSYQVLLVYFAAIPIIAFVSMAMSRRIKRIQKNIVAETTALAGSTTESLRNIELIKSLGLAKQEIKRLNNTTYKILGLELKKVKYVRSMSFVQGTTVNLVRSAMVVVLLMLIFKGNISPGQYFSFLFYSFFLFNPLQELGNVILSWREAEVSLGNFTKILNTPIDKKPEKPVLLEKVNTLTFSDVSFKHLTAKRNALNHISFETSSGETIAFVGPSGSGKTTLVKLLVGLYQPLEGGILYNNIASKELDLDQLREKIGFVTQDTQLFSGTIRENLQFVRPGATDEECMSVLQRAACQTLLARADKGLDTVIGEGGVKVSGGEKQRLSIARALLRQPDILVFDEATSSLDSITEEEITETIRDVSVMNDQITILIAHRLSTIMHADKIFVLEKGHIIEAGKHQELIEQKGLYYAMWRQQIGERFAVDA, from the coding sequence ATGAATTTACTTCTTACATATTTAAAAAAACATCAATGGATAGTTGTGCTGGCTCTTCTGCTAGCTGCCATGAACATTGGTTTCTCCTTACTTGACCCCTACATAACCGGCCGAATTGTAGATAGTGTTATAGAAAAACGAAAAGCCCTTACCGAAGACCAGTATTTTAATCAGGTGATCATGCTGGTGGGTATGGCCATTGGCGTGGCCATGGTGTCGCGAATAGCCAAGAACTTCCAGGACTATTTTACCAACATTATTGTACAAAAGGTAGGCGCCGAAATGTACGCGGATGGCCTGAGACATTCTCTCGAACTTCCGTACCAGGTTTTTGAAGATCAGCGCAGCGGTGAAACGCTGGGCATATTACAAAAGGTAAGGCAAGACTGCGAAAAGTTTATCACAGCATTCATAAGCATCCTTTTTGTATCCCTGATAGGGATGGTATTTGTGATGGTATATTCTGCTATGGTAAGTTACCAGGTGCTGCTGGTATACTTTGCAGCTATACCTATTATAGCTTTTGTAAGTATGGCCATGAGCCGTCGTATAAAGCGCATTCAAAAGAATATAGTTGCCGAAACTACTGCGCTTGCAGGATCTACTACAGAGTCGCTGAGGAACATAGAGCTTATAAAGAGTTTAGGCCTTGCCAAGCAGGAAATTAAACGCCTCAATAATACTACCTACAAAATACTTGGACTTGAACTAAAAAAGGTTAAGTACGTGCGCAGCATGAGTTTTGTACAAGGCACTACCGTAAACCTGGTGCGTAGTGCTATGGTGGTGGTATTGCTGATGCTTATATTTAAAGGGAACATATCTCCGGGGCAGTACTTTAGCTTTTTATTTTACTCGTTCTTCCTGTTTAACCCCTTACAGGAACTCGGTAACGTCATATTAAGCTGGCGCGAAGCTGAAGTATCTTTGGGCAATTTTACCAAAATACTTAACACTCCTATTGACAAGAAGCCTGAGAAGCCGGTTTTATTAGAAAAAGTGAACACGCTAACTTTTAGTGATGTAAGCTTTAAGCACCTGACAGCTAAACGTAATGCTTTAAACCACATCAGCTTTGAAACGAGCAGCGGAGAAACAATTGCATTTGTAGGACCATCCGGCTCTGGCAAAACAACGCTGGTTAAACTACTAGTTGGCCTTTACCAACCGTTAGAAGGTGGTATTTTGTACAACAATATCGCAAGTAAAGAATTAGACCTTGATCAGCTACGCGAGAAAATAGGTTTCGTTACACAAGACACTCAACTTTTCTCCGGCACTATTCGGGAGAACCTTCAATTTGTGAGGCCGGGAGCGACTGACGAGGAGTGCATGAGTGTGCTTCAAAGAGCGGCTTGTCAAACCTTGCTCGCACGGGCAGACAAAGGGCTAGATACCGTTATAGGTGAAGGTGGTGTTAAGGTCTCAGGTGGTGAAAAACAAAGGCTATCTATTGCAAGGGCATTACTTCGCCAGCCGGACATCCTGGTTTTTGATGAAGCTACCTCATCACTTGACTCGATTACGGAAGAGGAAATTACAGAAACCATCCGTGATGTTTCCGTGATGAATGACCAGATCACAATACTCATAGCTCACAGGTTATCTACAATTATGCATGCAGATAAGATATTTGTTCTGGAGAAAGGGCACATTATTGAAGCTGGTAAGCACCAGGAGCTCATTGAACAAAAAGGCTTATATTATGCTATGTGGAGACAGCAAATTGGTGAACGGTTTGCGGTAGACGCTTAA
- the nagA gene encoding N-acetylglucosamine-6-phosphate deacetylase, with the protein MITALHNLKLISDGVITDGKAVLISGGTVNSVIDESAVPAGADKKNLNGAHLAPGLIDLQIYGSGGKLFAGTPEVAALKQLEDDLLEQGTIGFLATIGTNTNEIVEQGIEAAKAIRAQSRGNCWGLHLEGPYLNPAKKGAHPEKYIKKATLAEVKSWVERADGVIKMITIAPELQDQDVIDYLHAQGIIISSGHSNATYEQGKAFLNKPIPAVTHLFNAMPQMHHREPGYIPAIFEERPYTSIVADGNHVDWPMIRLAKRELGDKLFLITDAVTATNEGAYQHRLDGNKYVMPDGTLSGSSLSMLKAVQNCVEYVGIELAEAINMASLYPAQLAGKQKNGKIEPGYNADMIVFNSDYKVTGTILNGEILTTSI; encoded by the coding sequence ATGATAACAGCTCTTCACAATCTTAAACTTATATCTGACGGAGTTATAACCGATGGTAAAGCAGTTCTAATTTCAGGCGGAACTGTAAATAGCGTTATAGACGAATCTGCTGTTCCGGCAGGGGCTGATAAAAAGAACTTGAACGGAGCCCACCTGGCACCCGGATTAATAGACCTGCAGATTTATGGCAGCGGTGGTAAGCTATTTGCCGGCACACCGGAAGTTGCTGCATTGAAGCAGTTAGAAGACGATTTACTTGAGCAAGGCACTATAGGCTTTTTGGCGACAATCGGCACAAACACCAATGAGATTGTTGAACAAGGAATTGAGGCAGCGAAAGCAATCCGCGCTCAATCACGTGGTAATTGCTGGGGCTTGCATTTAGAAGGCCCGTACCTTAATCCTGCAAAAAAAGGAGCTCACCCTGAAAAGTATATCAAGAAGGCTACTTTGGCAGAAGTAAAAAGCTGGGTTGAACGTGCTGATGGTGTTATAAAAATGATAACCATAGCGCCGGAACTGCAGGATCAGGATGTGATAGACTACCTTCATGCTCAGGGCATCATTATATCATCTGGCCATAGTAATGCTACGTATGAACAAGGTAAAGCTTTTTTAAACAAACCTATCCCGGCAGTAACGCATTTATTTAATGCTATGCCGCAAATGCACCACAGAGAGCCTGGCTATATTCCTGCCATCTTTGAAGAGCGTCCATACACAAGTATTGTTGCCGACGGCAACCATGTGGACTGGCCGATGATACGCCTGGCCAAACGCGAACTTGGCGATAAGCTTTTCCTGATAACAGATGCAGTTACTGCCACCAACGAGGGTGCATACCAGCACCGTTTGGATGGCAACAAATACGTAATGCCCGACGGTACTTTATCTGGCTCTAGCCTAAGCATGTTAAAAGCGGTACAAAACTGTGTTGAGTATGTTGGAATAGAACTGGCAGAAGCTATAAATATGGCTTCCCTTTATCCGGCGCAACTAGCCGGTAAACAAAAAAACGGCAAAATAGAACCCGGCTACAATGCAGATATGATTGTGTTTAACAGCGATTATAAGGTAACAGGCACTATTCTAAATGGTGAAATCTTAACCACCAGTATATAA
- the rpsB gene encoding 30S ribosomal protein S2 → MARTTYQDLLDAGVHFGHLTRKWDPKMSQYIFMERNGIHIIDLNKTLAKVEEAAAAIKQIVKSGRKVLFVATKKQAKDIVADYAKSVNMPYITERWLGGMLTNFATVRKSIKKMSNIDKLTKDGTYNNLSKKERLMIQRERIKLEALLGGISDLNRLPAALFLIDVKKEHIAVSEALKLNIPTFAMVDTNSDPSNIDFPIPANDDATKSISLITGIIIKAIEEGLDERKREKEDETEKEAAAAKAKADAPETTSGGRGSRRVAEEAEAGAPTAESTEE, encoded by the coding sequence ATGGCAAGAACAACATATCAGGATTTACTGGATGCAGGTGTACACTTTGGTCACCTTACCCGCAAATGGGACCCGAAAATGTCACAGTACATTTTCATGGAGCGCAATGGTATCCACATTATCGATTTAAATAAAACCTTAGCAAAGGTTGAAGAAGCTGCTGCAGCTATAAAACAAATTGTAAAATCAGGCCGTAAGGTATTATTCGTAGCTACCAAGAAACAAGCTAAGGATATTGTTGCTGATTATGCAAAAAGCGTAAACATGCCGTACATCACCGAGCGTTGGTTAGGTGGTATGCTTACCAACTTTGCTACTGTACGTAAGTCAATCAAAAAGATGTCAAACATCGATAAATTGACTAAAGACGGTACTTATAACAACCTTTCTAAGAAAGAGCGTTTGATGATACAACGTGAGCGTATTAAGTTAGAGGCCCTTTTAGGTGGTATCTCTGATCTTAACCGTTTGCCTGCTGCATTATTCCTTATTGACGTTAAGAAAGAACACATTGCTGTATCTGAAGCTTTAAAACTTAACATCCCGACTTTCGCGATGGTAGATACAAACTCTGATCCTTCTAACATCGATTTCCCTATTCCTGCGAATGATGACGCTACCAAATCAATTTCTTTGATCACTGGTATCATTATCAAAGCTATTGAAGAAGGTTTGGACGAACGCAAACGCGAGAAAGAAGACGAAACTGAAAAAGAAGCAGCAGCTGCTAAAGCGAAAGCTGATGCTCCTGAAACTACCTCTGGCGGCCGTGGCAGCAGAAGAGTAGCAGAAGAAGCTGAGGCCGGTGCGCCAACTGCTGAGTCTACAGAAGAGTAA
- the pdhA gene encoding pyruvate dehydrogenase (acetyl-transferring) E1 component subunit alpha, whose amino-acid sequence MSSIEITKDTYLMWYESMLLMRKFEEKTGQLYGQQKIRGFCHLYIGQEAVLAGAMSVIRHEDSLITAYRDHAHALAKGTSPKAVMAEMYGKITGCSKGKGGSMHMFDKENNFYGGHGIVGGQVPLGAGIAFAEKYKGTDNVNIVYMGDGAVRQGALTETFNMAALWKLPVIFICENNGYAMGTSVARTTIQPDIYKLGLPYGIPSSPVDGMDPVAVHNAMDEAVSRARRGEGPTFLEMRTYRFKGHSMSDPQKYRTKEELESYKAKDPIEVVKQAIQKEGYADDQWFEQIEAKIKAQVEEAVAFAEESPWPDGSELYTDVYVQQDYPYIRD is encoded by the coding sequence ATGAGTTCCATCGAAATAACTAAAGACACCTACCTGATGTGGTATGAGTCTATGCTCCTGATGCGGAAATTTGAAGAAAAAACTGGTCAGTTATATGGTCAGCAAAAAATCCGCGGATTTTGTCACCTCTATATTGGTCAGGAAGCTGTTTTAGCTGGTGCCATGTCGGTTATCAGGCATGAAGACAGTCTAATTACCGCATACCGCGACCACGCTCACGCGCTTGCCAAAGGTACCAGCCCAAAAGCAGTAATGGCCGAAATGTATGGTAAGATCACCGGCTGCTCAAAAGGTAAAGGTGGCTCAATGCACATGTTTGATAAAGAAAACAACTTCTATGGCGGACACGGCATAGTGGGCGGGCAGGTACCACTGGGTGCAGGTATAGCCTTTGCAGAAAAATATAAAGGTACTGACAACGTAAACATTGTTTACATGGGTGATGGCGCTGTACGCCAGGGTGCCCTTACCGAAACATTTAACATGGCCGCTTTGTGGAAACTGCCTGTTATATTTATATGTGAGAACAATGGCTATGCGATGGGAACATCGGTAGCACGTACTACTATACAGCCGGATATCTATAAACTAGGCTTACCATATGGTATACCATCGTCACCTGTTGACGGTATGGATCCTGTTGCTGTACACAATGCAATGGACGAAGCAGTTTCACGTGCGCGCCGCGGCGAAGGCCCTACTTTCCTTGAAATGCGTACTTACCGTTTTAAAGGCCACTCTATGAGCGATCCTCAAAAGTATCGTACTAAAGAAGAACTGGAAAGCTATAAAGCGAAAGACCCGATAGAGGTTGTAAAGCAAGCCATTCAAAAAGAAGGTTATGCTGATGACCAGTGGTTTGAACAAATAGAAGCTAAAATAAAAGCACAGGTTGAGGAAGCGGTAGCATTTGCCGAAGAGTCGCCATGGCCTGACGGTTCTGAGCTGTATACTGATGTATATGTGCAACAGGATTATCCTTACATCCGCGACTAG
- a CDS encoding CapA family protein → MTIRFHIYLLFIFIIATSSCNNPSKKKDRNKKQASVKIDTLPLQKADTIITIAAVGDIMLGTAYPNAATLPPDSGTNSLRYAINDLKDADLTFGNLEGVLLDKGEPAAMKLKFRSKPYLFKMPESYGGILKNAGFDILSVANNHSNDFGYLGRERTMRVLDSLGIYYAGLKTSPVTTFARNGIKYGFCAFSPNSQTVSLLDIPGAVKTITTLKQTNDIVLVSFHGGGEGVDFEHVPDSAQSFNGERRGNVKAFAHAAINAGADLVIGHGPHVSRAVELYKGKLIAYSLGNFCTYRSVSVAGVCGLAPMMKLRLTKNGRFLDGQIISFKQSHEFGLRRDTLNKASKRIKFLTETDFSNPGISISESGAITATE, encoded by the coding sequence ATGACGATCCGTTTTCACATCTATCTGCTATTCATTTTTATTATTGCGACAAGCAGTTGCAATAACCCGTCTAAGAAAAAAGATCGCAATAAAAAACAAGCATCTGTTAAAATAGATACATTACCTCTACAAAAAGCGGACACGATAATAACAATTGCTGCCGTAGGCGACATTATGCTGGGTACAGCCTATCCTAACGCAGCCACGCTCCCGCCAGATAGCGGCACCAACAGTTTACGATATGCTATTAACGACCTTAAAGATGCTGATTTAACCTTCGGCAATCTGGAAGGCGTTTTACTTGACAAAGGGGAGCCGGCTGCAATGAAGTTAAAGTTCCGCAGCAAACCATACCTTTTTAAGATGCCCGAAAGCTATGGTGGAATATTGAAAAATGCAGGGTTTGATATTTTAAGTGTAGCTAATAATCACAGCAATGACTTTGGATACCTTGGACGCGAACGAACCATGCGCGTACTGGACAGCTTAGGGATATATTATGCCGGCTTAAAAACATCTCCGGTAACAACATTTGCCCGTAATGGCATTAAGTATGGCTTCTGTGCTTTTTCTCCTAATAGTCAAACAGTTTCATTGCTGGATATACCGGGTGCTGTTAAAACCATTACTACACTAAAACAAACGAATGATATTGTGCTCGTATCCTTTCACGGCGGAGGTGAGGGCGTAGACTTTGAACACGTGCCCGATAGCGCGCAATCCTTTAACGGTGAACGCCGCGGCAATGTAAAAGCATTTGCCCATGCAGCTATTAACGCCGGCGCCGATCTGGTAATTGGCCACGGCCCGCATGTAAGCAGGGCTGTGGAACTTTATAAAGGCAAGTTAATTGCTTATAGCTTGGGTAATTTTTGCACCTACCGTTCGGTAAGTGTAGCCGGTGTTTGCGGGTTGGCGCCAATGATGAAATTAAGGCTTACAAAAAATGGCCGCTTTTTAGACGGCCAAATTATTTCATTTAAACAAAGCCACGAATTTGGCTTGCGCAGGGACACCTTAAATAAGGCATCAAAGCGGATAAAGTTTCTTACAGAAACTGACTTCTCTAACCCCGGCATAAGCATTTCTGAAAGCGGGGCTATAACAGCTACCGAGTAA
- a CDS encoding 3-oxoacyl-ACP synthase gives MTINIKEQLHTLCLSYVKQRLKAAEQAIAEAQEAANNDTKSSAGDKYETGREMAQQETNRNLSQLNEANKLLVALNQIGYKTSSDTVDAGSLVTTDNGIFYISISVGTLNFEEKSYFAVSPASPIGYKLKGKTAGEEINLNGKIYKILSVV, from the coding sequence ATGACAATTAATATAAAAGAGCAACTCCATACCCTATGCCTTAGCTATGTTAAGCAAAGGTTGAAAGCCGCTGAACAAGCAATAGCCGAAGCGCAGGAAGCAGCTAATAACGATACAAAAAGTAGTGCCGGCGACAAATATGAAACGGGACGAGAAATGGCGCAACAAGAAACTAATCGTAACTTAAGTCAGCTTAACGAAGCAAACAAGTTGCTTGTAGCTTTAAATCAGATTGGCTACAAGACCAGCTCTGATACTGTTGATGCCGGAAGTTTGGTAACCACCGACAATGGTATATTTTACATTTCTATCAGTGTCGGGACGCTTAACTTTGAGGAAAAAAGCTACTTTGCCGTGTCGCCTGCCTCACCTATAGGATATAAACTAAAAGGCAAAACTGCAGGAGAAGAGATCAATTTGAATGGTAAAATTTATAAAATCTTGTCTGTAGTTTAA
- a CDS encoding C40 family peptidase, whose protein sequence is MKKLTIAIALFFSVLAAQAQTKTAPAVADKDDDQESMAKTYLSQIMGVALSATSNMKLFNFVHDWIGTPYRFGGSSRKGIDCSAFTKQLYGDVFNLTIRRNSRDIFSMVNPVGKDDLKEGDLVFFKIHSRSISHVGIYLGNNRFAHASSRGVAISSLDDAYYSRYFYKGGRLLEQFKDQLTSSNSDSSNDPDNN, encoded by the coding sequence ATGAAGAAACTTACAATTGCTATTGCATTATTTTTCAGCGTATTAGCTGCTCAGGCACAAACTAAAACAGCACCAGCTGTTGCTGACAAAGATGACGATCAGGAAAGCATGGCTAAAACCTATCTTTCTCAAATTATGGGTGTAGCACTGTCGGCTACATCAAACATGAAACTTTTCAACTTTGTACACGATTGGATAGGCACCCCTTACCGCTTTGGCGGTAGCTCCCGCAAAGGGATTGATTGCTCAGCCTTTACCAAACAACTATACGGCGACGTATTTAACCTTACCATTCGCCGCAACTCGCGTGATATTTTTAGCATGGTAAACCCTGTTGGTAAAGATGATCTTAAAGAAGGCGATTTAGTATTTTTCAAGATTCACAGCCGCAGCATCTCGCACGTTGGTATTTATTTAGGCAACAACAGGTTTGCGCATGCATCATCAAGAGGTGTTGCCATAAGCAGTCTGGATGATGCTTACTATAGCCGTTACTTTTACAAAGGCGGTCGTCTTTTAGAGCAATTTAAAGATCAGCTAACGAGCAGCAACTCAGATAGCAGCAATGATCCTGACAATAACTAA
- the pyrH gene encoding UMP kinase, which produces MKYKRVLLKLSGESLMGQRQYGIDNNQVLQYAQDIKAVKEQGIEIAVVVGGGNIFRGLSAEKSGMERAQADYMGMLATVINCMALQNALESVGVETRLQSAIKMEQICEPYIRRRAMTHLETGRIVIFGAGTGNPYFTTDTAASLRAIEIKADVVLKGTRVDGIYTADPEKDPSATRYDEISFQEVYDKGLNVMDMTAITLCQENKLPIIVFDMNKAGNFMKIAKGEPIGTLVK; this is translated from the coding sequence ATGAAATATAAAAGAGTTCTTCTTAAGCTAAGCGGCGAATCCCTAATGGGGCAAAGGCAGTACGGAATTGACAACAATCAAGTTCTACAGTACGCCCAAGACATAAAAGCAGTTAAAGAACAAGGCATTGAGATAGCCGTTGTAGTAGGAGGTGGGAACATCTTCCGTGGACTGAGCGCGGAGAAATCCGGAATGGAGCGCGCGCAGGCAGATTACATGGGAATGCTTGCGACGGTTATAAACTGCATGGCGTTGCAAAATGCTTTAGAAAGCGTTGGCGTAGAGACAAGGTTACAATCTGCTATTAAAATGGAGCAGATTTGTGAGCCGTATATCCGTCGTCGTGCTATGACGCACCTGGAAACAGGCAGAATAGTAATATTTGGTGCCGGTACAGGTAACCCATATTTCACAACTGACACAGCCGCATCTTTACGCGCTATCGAGATCAAAGCAGACGTAGTGCTAAAAGGTACACGTGTGGACGGGATATATACAGCCGATCCGGAGAAAGACCCTTCAGCAACCCGTTATGATGAGATATCCTTCCAGGAGGTCTACGACAAAGGATTAAATGTAATGGACATGACAGCTATTACTCTTTGCCAGGAAAATAAATTGCCTATTATCGTATTCGATATGAATAAGGCCGGCAATTTTATGAAGATTGCTAAGGGTGAGCCTATTGGTACACTTGTGAAGTAA
- a CDS encoding RNA recognition motif domain-containing protein, with translation MNIFVGSLPYSLQEADLQELFEAYGEVSTVKIIIDRESGRSKGFGFVEMPDDESAQKAISGLNGSQIAGRSIAVSQAEEKKAGDRRPSGGGGYGGNRGGGGGYGGGGNRGGSGGGGGYSKDNNRGGGRWQ, from the coding sequence ATGAACATTTTCGTTGGAAGCCTTCCTTACTCGTTACAGGAAGCAGATTTGCAAGAGCTTTTTGAAGCTTATGGTGAAGTAAGCACCGTTAAAATTATTATTGACAGAGAGTCCGGAAGAAGCAAAGGTTTCGGATTTGTTGAAATGCCTGATGATGAAAGCGCTCAAAAAGCAATTTCCGGCCTTAATGGTTCTCAAATTGCAGGCCGCTCTATAGCGGTTAGCCAGGCAGAAGAGAAAAAAGCTGGCGATCGCAGGCCTAGTGGCGGCGGTGGTTATGGCGGCAACCGCGGTGGCGGTGGTGGCTATGGCGGCGGCGGTAACCGTGGCGGCAGCGGCGGTGGCGGTGGCTACTCAAAAGATAACAACAGGGGCGGCGGTCGCTGGCAATAA
- the tsf gene encoding translation elongation factor Ts, producing the protein MSTVQISASDVNKLRQQTGAGMMDCKKALTETNGDFEAAIDFLRKKGAKVAASRQDRESNEGVVIARTSEDGKRGVIIELNCETDFVAKNAEFVAFANQIANAAVEGKPADVAALNELEIDVENSRIKIGDATTDKTGKIGEKIGVSKYEVIEGEKVIAYIHGNFRLAVLVGLSKNVEGADEAGKDVAMQIAAMNPAAIDKDGVDAATIERELEIAKEQIRAEGKPEAMVEKIAAGKLNKFYKDSTLLNQEFVKDSSKSVAQFLDTIDKGLTVTAFKRVALGA; encoded by the coding sequence ATGTCTACAGTACAAATATCTGCATCTGATGTAAACAAACTGCGCCAGCAAACCGGTGCAGGCATGATGGATTGCAAAAAAGCTTTAACTGAAACTAACGGCGATTTTGAAGCTGCTATTGATTTTTTGAGGAAAAAAGGCGCTAAAGTTGCTGCAAGCCGTCAGGACCGTGAAAGTAACGAAGGTGTTGTAATTGCACGTACATCTGAAGATGGCAAACGCGGTGTTATTATCGAGCTTAACTGCGAAACAGATTTCGTTGCTAAGAACGCTGAGTTTGTTGCATTTGCTAACCAGATAGCTAACGCTGCTGTTGAAGGTAAACCAGCAGATGTTGCTGCATTGAACGAATTAGAAATTGATGTTGAGAATTCACGGATAAAGATCGGTGATGCTACTACTGATAAAACCGGTAAGATCGGCGAAAAGATCGGCGTATCTAAATACGAGGTTATCGAAGGCGAAAAAGTTATCGCTTACATCCACGGTAACTTCCGTTTAGCTGTTTTAGTTGGCCTGAGCAAAAATGTTGAAGGTGCTGACGAAGCTGGTAAAGACGTTGCAATGCAGATTGCTGCAATGAACCCTGCCGCTATTGATAAAGACGGCGTTGATGCTGCTACTATCGAGCGTGAGCTGGAAATTGCTAAAGAGCAAATTCGTGCAGAAGGTAAGCCAGAAGCAATGGTAGAAAAAATTGCTGCCGGTAAATTGAACAAGTTCTACAAGGACTCTACGCTGCTTAACCAGGAGTTTGTAAAAGACTCATCTAAGAGCGTTGCTCAGTTCCTGGATACTATTGACAAGGGCCTTACGGTAACCGCCTTTAAGCGGGTAGCTTTAGGAGCTTAA